In Streptomyces sannanensis, the DNA window ATGTCCCTCATTGCGGTCTTCGTCGGCTACAACACCGCGAAGGAGTTCGGCGGTACACCGGTCCTCGGCGGCGCGGTCGCCTCGGTCATCGTGTTCCCGGGCGTCGCGGACATCACCGCGTACGGCAGCCAGAAACTCTCCCCGGGCCAGGGCGGCGTCCTGGGCGCGCTCGGCGCGGCGCTGCTCGCGGTCCACATCGAGAAGACGTGCCGCCGCCGGGTGCCGGAGTCACTGGACGTGCTCGTCACCCCCACCGTCACCGTCCTGCTCACCGGCCTTGTCACCCTCTACGGCCTGATGTACGTGGCAGGCGCGATCTCCACCGCCATCGGCGACGCCACCACCTGGCTGCTCGCCCACGGCGGCGCGGTCGCGGGCCTCGTCCTCGGCGGCCTGTTCCTCCCCCTGGTGATGCTGGGCCTGCACCAGGCTCTGATCCCCCTCCACGCCACGCTCATCGAACAGCAGGGCTACACCGTGCTGCTCCCCCTCCTCGCGATGGCGGGCGCGGGCCAGGTGGGCGCGGCGGCCGCCGTCTACGTCCGGCTGCGCGGCGACGCCTCGATCCGGGCCACCGTCCGCTCCGCCCTCCCGGCGGGCCTGATGGGCATCGGCGAACCCCTGATCTACGGCGTCTCCCTCCCCCTGGGCCGCCCCTTCGTCACGGCCTGTGTGGGCGGCGCCTTCGGCGGCGGCTTCGTCGGCTTCTTCAACACCCTGGGAATCAAGGTCGGTTCGACGGCCATCGGCCCGTCCGGCTGGGCGCTCTTCCCCCTGCTGGGCGGCAACAAGGGCCTCGCCGAGACAGCCGCGATCTACGCCGGAGGCCTGCTGACGGGCTATCTGGCAGGCTTCCTGGCCACGTACTTCCTCGGTTTCGGCGGTGACGCGCGGCGATGGACTACCCGGCGCTGAAGCCGAACGACTCGCCGGAGCGGTACGCGCGTACGGCGACGTCTCCCCCGGAGCCGGAGCCCGTCGCCGCGCGCCGGCGCAGGACGAGTCCGTGTCCGGGGCCCGCTTCAACCGGCGTGCGGCGGAAACCGGCCAACATATGATCCTATGCTTCTGCCGGGCAGGGTGATTGCCTGTGAACGGGGAGGACAGACCACACATGGATGACCTGAGGCCCGGGGATCCTCAGCAGATCGGCGCGTACCGGCTGCTGCGCAGACTCGGCACAGGGGGCATGGGCCAGGTGTATCTGGCCCGGTCCGGGGGCGGCCGTACCGTCGTGGTGAAAGTGGTGCGTGGCGAACTGGCCGATCAGCCGGAGTTCCGCCGGCGCTTCCGGCAGGAGGTGGCGGCCGCCAGGCGGGTGGGCGGCACCTGGACCGCGCCGGTCCTGGACGCCGACACCGAGGCCGCCGCACCGTGGGTGGCGACCGGCTACATCGCCGGGCCCTCACTGCAGGACGTGGTGGACGACGAGCAGTACGGCCCGCTGCGGGAACACTCCGCACTGGTCCTGGCGAACGGCCTCCTCCAGGCACTGGCCGACATCCACCGGGCCGGACTCGTCCACCGGGACCTCAAGCCGTCCAACATCCTGGTCACCCTCGACGGACCGCGCGTCATCGACTTCGGCATCGCCCGGGCCCTGGAGCCCGTCGCCGACGCCCTGGCGACACGTACCGGCGCGGTGGTCGGCTCACCCGGCTTCATGTCGCCCGAGCAGGTACGCGGCGAACGCGTCGGCACCGCGACCGATGTGTTCTGCCTGGGGGCGGTCCTCGCCTACTGTGCCACCGGGCGGATGCCCTTCGGCGGCGCCGAGAGCGGAATCCACGCCCTGCTCTTCCGGATAGCCCAGGAGGAGCCGGACCTCGCCGGCCTCCCCGAGGGCCCCCTCCGCGCCCTGATCACGGCCTGCCTGGCCAAGGACCCCGCCGCCAGACCCGCCGTCACCGAGCTGCTGCGCCACACGGCGTCCTACGCACAGCACTCCGGCACCTGGCTCCCCGCCGGGCTCACCGCGCACCTGGGGCGCCACGCCGCGCGGCTGCTGGACACCGACGCCCCCGCGCAGGAGACGACGATGCCGGCCGGCCGGTTCGGACCGGCCCCGCTGCCCCATGTGCCGGTGGGCTTCACCCCCGCGCCCGCACCGACCCCCGTCCCGGTCCCCGTTCCCGCCCCCGCATCGAGGCTGAAGTCCCCGAAGGCCCTGTCCAACGCACTGGTGACGCTCCTGTGCGTGAGCAGCCTGTGCTCCGTCGTCGACCTGAACTACGCGGTCGGCCTGTACCGCAGACTGTCCGACGCCGCACGCCTCCCCGCCCCGGCCTCCGCCGCCCGCTTCGAGGAACTGAAGAAGACCTGGCAGGACGCCCCGGACTGGGTCATGCTGACCTGGACGCTCATCATGCTCACGATCTTCGTCGTGTGGCTGTTCTGGTTCCGGCGCGTACGGATCAACGCCGAGGCGTTCGCCCCGCAGCAGCACCGCTTCAGCCGCGGCTGGGCGATGTTCTGCTGGTTCATCCCCATCGCCCACCTGTGGATCCCCAAGCAGATCACCAACGACATCTGGAACGCGAGCGCTCCACACGAAGCCGACCGGGAGGAAGACACTCGGTCACGCCGCGTACTGCACGCATGGTGGCTGCTGTATGCCGCCAACATGGCCCTCATCTACGTCTCCAAGACCTGGGTGTACTGGGACGAGGCCGAGGACACGGCAGCCGCCCGGCTGGTCGCCCTGGTCACCCTGGCCAACGCGGCGCTGTACCTGGGGGCGGCGGTCCTGGCGATCGTGGTGGTGCAGCAGCTGACCGCGATGCAGCAGCGCCGCATCGACCACCACGTGCCCGTCGGCCACGCCGGCACGCCTGTCCCGCAGTGGGGCCACATGACCGCACCCGGCGGTCACTGACCGCGCACCAACGGCGACTCGGCTATCGCCATGCGCCTCCCGTCACTTCCGGGTCGGCCAGATCGTCGAGAACGCCTTCATCCAGCATGTCCACGCACCGGCACCGCTTCGCGGCTGCCACGAACTCCGCCGACGCAACGCCGATCGTGGCGGTCTCCCCTGTCGTACCCGGAATCTCGGTGGCCCGGCGCGAAGCGCCCTGCCCCGTACTCACAGCAGCCCGCTGTTGCGGTTGAGCTCACGCACCCGTGCCCGCAGCACCACCCCCGGCGGCGCAGGCCGCACCGCCTCCGGCGGGCAGTCCCACTCGCGGCCGCCACCCAGCGGACGCAGCTGGACGTACGTACCGACGTGTCCCATTACCTGGCCCACCCGCCCGTCACGCGCGTCGACGGCATACGAACCGGGCTTCGGGAGCTCCCCGTTCACGACTGCCGCCCGCCCAAACCCCCCAGTACGGCGACCAGCCTCAGCGCCATGTCCGGGGTGCAGCGCCCCAGGTCGATCAGGGGCAGCGGGTCGCTCGACGCGCAGGACACCGGGTCCACCCGCAGCGACGGCAGCGTCACCCCCACCTCGCCGAGCCCTTGCCGAAGCCGGGCCACCACCTCCTCGGCCGCCCGCACCCGCTCGATGCCTGTCATCGCCATGGCTCTGTGCCTTCCACTCTCAGTGTGCGCCTTCCTTACACAGAGTGTCCAAGTCCGGCTAGTCTGAACAGCGACGGCGGCCCAACAACCCGATCTGTGTAACCGGGAGTTGCCATGCCAGGACCGAAGCCCCTCGACCCGTCCTCCTCACCCCGCGCCCTGCTCGGCGCCGAACTGCGCCACAGGCGCGAGCAAGCCGGTCTCACCCAGGACGAACTGGGCCTGCGGCTTTTCGTGAGCGGCTCCTTCATCGGCCAACTGGAGGCCGGTACGCGCCGGATGGTGCCCGAGTACGCGCGGCTGACAGACGACATCCTGGGGACGGACGGCTTCTTCCTGCGCAACTGCAAGGCCGCGACGAAGTCGAAGTACCCGGACCACTTCGCGGAGGCGGCGGAGGCGGAAGCGATCGCGCAGACGATCAAGGAGTACGCGCCGCTGCTGATCCCGGGCCTGCTGCAGACGGAGGCGTACGCGCGGGCGGTGTTCCGGGCGTACCAGCCGACGGCGATGGAGGAGACCATCGACGAGCTGGTGGCAGCCAGGCTGGACCGGGCGCGGCTGCTCGCTCATCCAACAACGCCGTTGTTGTGGGCGGTACTGGACGAGGCGGTGCTGCGTCGGAAGGTCGGCGGGGCGGGGGTGATGGCGGAGGCGCTGGGGCATATCGCCGCGCTGATGCGCCGGCACCGGGTGATCGCGCAGGTGCTGCCGTTCGAGGCGGGGGCTCATGCGGCGCTGCACGGCGCTCTCAAGTTGATGACATTCAGCGACGCGCCACCACTGGCCTACGTCGACGGCCTGGGCACGGGACGCCTGCTGGACGATCCAGCCACGCTGGCACGCCATGAACTGACCTACGATCTGCTCTTGGCCAGCGCATTGTCACCGGAAGCGTCCCTGGCCCTCATCGAGTCCGCGGCGGAGGCATACGTCCATGATCTTTGAGTACGACCTGAGCGCTGCCCACTGGTACAAGTCGAGCTACAGCGGCGGGGACGGCGGCAACTGCATCGAAGTCGCGCGCGACTTCCCCGGCGCTGCCCAGTGGCGCAAGTCCAGCTACAGCGGTGGCAGCGGCGGCGACTGTCTCGAAGTCGCCGACGGACTCGTCGGCGTCGTGCCCGTCCGGGACTCAAAGGCCCAGCTCGGTCCGGAGCTTGTGTTCCGGGCTCCGGCCTGGTCCGCGTTCGTGGACGGCGTCAAGGGCGGGACCCTCTGACCTGCGGCTGAAGAAGCGCTGCTCGCCCCGGGTCTCAAGTCCTGGGGCTTGAGCGCTCTTTGTTTCGAAGGGGTGGTTAGTTACCCCACCCACCCGCCCAACTCCCGCGCACCACAGATGTGGTGACTTTTTGTGATCAGCTTGCCACGGACCGTGGCAGCGGTTTACGGTGCGGCCATAAACGTCGACCCCCACCGGTGCGCCAACACCTGCGGGGGTCTGACCACCAAGATCTCCACCTGAAAGAAACAGATCTGATGGCTGACACCCAGCCTAGTGCTGCCTCTGTCCCCTCCGCACACCCCATGGCCAACCCCGGTTTCGGCAAGCGCTCCGCGCCCGGCCAAGAACCGCGCCGCCACCACGACTTCGCCCACCTCCCGGCCCGTGAGGCATCCGTCGCCGGATACATCGACCGGCTGAAGGACGGCTCCGACATCTCCCAGAAGACGCTGGCCGCGCAACTCCCCGGCATCGGCCAGTGGGCCGCCGCCACCGTCCTGCGCAACCTTGGCGCCGCCGGGCATGTGCGGCATGTCCGGGAACACCTTGTCGGGCCGCGAGGCGCGCGGTGGGTGACACGGACCTACTTCTCCCGCACCCCACGGAATGACGCCTGGTGGGCGACGTTCCAGGCCGACGCCCTGCCCGACGACCCGTCCGACGCCGCGCCGGACGGCGATTCCGTACCCGAGGACGAGCCTGCCCATCAGCCCCCGGCGCAGGCCCCCTCGCCACCACCGTCACCGTCCCCGCCGCACCGTTCCCGTGCGTACGACACCCTGGCCTCGCTCGGCCGTACCGCCCCCGCCATGAGCCTGTCCGCCGCGGACTGCGAGGCACTCGAGGCCCTGGCCGCCGACTGGTTCGCCCGCGGCGCCGACGAGGCCGACCTGGTCCGCGCCCTCACGGAGGGCCTGCCGACCCCGGTGCACCACCCGGCCGGCCTCGCCCGCACCCGCCTGATCGCCAAGCTGCCGCCCGAACGCGCCCCCTCACCGCCGCGCCCGCCCCTGCGCATGCTGGAGTGCCTGACCTGCGGCACCCCGGGCCGCGCCGAGACCCTTCCCGGCGGGCTCTGCACCGCCTGCCAGGGCAAGCCCGTGCCCGTACCGCGTGCCGTAAGGCCCGACGACGTCCACACCCACGTTGCTCACGTCCGGGCGGCTGCCCGGCCACCCGCGAGGACACGCAGATGACTCTTCAGTCGATCCGCCGCCACCGTGCCGGGGCACCATGGACGGGAGGAGGCGACGCCATGACCCCCAGCCCCGTTGACCACGCCCAGATGTCCGTCGAGGAGTTCGAGGAACTGGCCCGTAGGGCCCCGGAGACGGTGACGCTCGAATTCATCAACGGAAAGCTGAAGGTGAAGTACGGCCCGATCCAGGTCGAGGACTTCGAGGAGCTCGCCCGCAAGGCCCCGGAGACGGTGACGCTCGAGCTCATCAACGGAAAGCTGAAGGTCAAGCCTGTGCCGGACGGCGACCACGGAGAGATCGTTATGTGGCTGCTCAGGCAGTGCATGCAGCTCCGCCCTGAATTGGCGCTGTACCCGG includes these proteins:
- a CDS encoding PTS transporter subunit EIIC, with protein sequence MAPDTHRDTAAALLPLVGGAANITSVAHCMTRLRLGLRDPGLVRDEALRALPAVLGVVEEDGQYQIVLGPGTVARVAPEFELLTRGAAIKAAQQARNATPVKLLLRRIANVFVPLIPALVGCGIVAGLAGLLRNLGWAPGLTPALTATASGFMSLIAVFVGYNTAKEFGGTPVLGGAVASVIVFPGVADITAYGSQKLSPGQGGVLGALGAALLAVHIEKTCRRRVPESLDVLVTPTVTVLLTGLVTLYGLMYVAGAISTAIGDATTWLLAHGGAVAGLVLGGLFLPLVMLGLHQALIPLHATLIEQQGYTVLLPLLAMAGAGQVGAAAAVYVRLRGDASIRATVRSALPAGLMGIGEPLIYGVSLPLGRPFVTACVGGAFGGGFVGFFNTLGIKVGSTAIGPSGWALFPLLGGNKGLAETAAIYAGGLLTGYLAGFLATYFLGFGGDARRWTTRR
- a CDS encoding protein kinase domain-containing protein, with the protein product MDDLRPGDPQQIGAYRLLRRLGTGGMGQVYLARSGGGRTVVVKVVRGELADQPEFRRRFRQEVAAARRVGGTWTAPVLDADTEAAAPWVATGYIAGPSLQDVVDDEQYGPLREHSALVLANGLLQALADIHRAGLVHRDLKPSNILVTLDGPRVIDFGIARALEPVADALATRTGAVVGSPGFMSPEQVRGERVGTATDVFCLGAVLAYCATGRMPFGGAESGIHALLFRIAQEEPDLAGLPEGPLRALITACLAKDPAARPAVTELLRHTASYAQHSGTWLPAGLTAHLGRHAARLLDTDAPAQETTMPAGRFGPAPLPHVPVGFTPAPAPTPVPVPVPAPASRLKSPKALSNALVTLLCVSSLCSVVDLNYAVGLYRRLSDAARLPAPASAARFEELKKTWQDAPDWVMLTWTLIMLTIFVVWLFWFRRVRINAEAFAPQQHRFSRGWAMFCWFIPIAHLWIPKQITNDIWNASAPHEADREEDTRSRRVLHAWWLLYAANMALIYVSKTWVYWDEAEDTAAARLVALVTLANAALYLGAAVLAIVVVQQLTAMQQRRIDHHVPVGHAGTPVPQWGHMTAPGGH
- a CDS encoding helix-turn-helix transcriptional regulator — protein: MPGPKPLDPSSSPRALLGAELRHRREQAGLTQDELGLRLFVSGSFIGQLEAGTRRMVPEYARLTDDILGTDGFFLRNCKAATKSKYPDHFAEAAEAEAIAQTIKEYAPLLIPGLLQTEAYARAVFRAYQPTAMEETIDELVAARLDRARLLAHPTTPLLWAVLDEAVLRRKVGGAGVMAEALGHIAALMRRHRVIAQVLPFEAGAHAALHGALKLMTFSDAPPLAYVDGLGTGRLLDDPATLARHELTYDLLLASALSPEASLALIESAAEAYVHDL
- a CDS encoding DUF397 domain-containing protein, giving the protein MIFEYDLSAAHWYKSSYSGGDGGNCIEVARDFPGAAQWRKSSYSGGSGGDCLEVADGLVGVVPVRDSKAQLGPELVFRAPAWSAFVDGVKGGTL